Proteins encoded together in one Synechococcus sp. BL107 window:
- the gluQRS gene encoding tRNA glutamyl-Q(34) synthetase GluQRS, translating into MRCPNHLLIELEQLRRLKARRGYRGRFAPSPTGVLHFGNLQTALLSWLQARCSDGEWYLRIDDLDTPRNRPESLLRIQSDLRWLGLHWDGPPMLQSSRRGHYSSWLSFLRRSGVLFACRCSRRDLAGKPVYPGTCRAIEAGWGWQAQRLPSWRLRVPEHNPYGSGDVVVRRADGFIAYQFATVIDELCFGITDVVRGNDLRDALPAQLSIYAALGQSCPRFWHGPLLYDSEGQKLSKRDASTGLDAARSKGEDAAHVIGQLAAGLGLVPQGSRLSAEELLMEVRDSDALPLDS; encoded by the coding sequence ATGCGTTGTCCGAACCATCTCCTCATAGAGCTCGAGCAGCTCCGCCGGTTGAAGGCGCGACGCGGTTATCGCGGCCGATTCGCCCCATCCCCAACCGGTGTTTTGCATTTCGGCAATCTCCAGACGGCGTTGCTGTCTTGGCTACAGGCCCGCTGTTCGGATGGGGAGTGGTACTTAAGAATTGACGATCTCGATACCCCTCGGAATCGACCTGAATCCTTGCTGCGGATTCAATCCGATTTGCGCTGGCTTGGTTTGCACTGGGACGGTCCGCCCATGTTGCAAAGTTCGCGGCGCGGGCACTACAGCTCTTGGTTGTCGTTTCTTCGACGCAGTGGCGTTTTGTTTGCTTGCCGTTGTTCCCGCCGTGATCTGGCCGGTAAGCCGGTTTATCCAGGAACGTGTCGAGCGATTGAGGCGGGTTGGGGATGGCAGGCACAACGTCTACCGAGTTGGCGTTTACGCGTGCCTGAACACAATCCTTATGGCAGTGGAGATGTGGTTGTACGTCGTGCCGACGGCTTTATCGCTTACCAGTTCGCCACGGTGATCGATGAACTGTGTTTTGGGATCACCGATGTCGTTCGTGGCAACGATCTCCGCGATGCGTTGCCGGCCCAACTCAGCATTTATGCAGCATTAGGGCAAAGTTGTCCTCGGTTTTGGCATGGCCCTTTGCTCTATGACAGCGAGGGCCAAAAGCTTTCGAAGCGAGACGCCAGTACTGGTTTGGACGCTGCTCGCTCCAAGGGTGAAGATGCCGCCCATGTGATTGGTCAATTGGCGGCCGGTCTCGGTTTGGTTCCGCAGGGATCGCGACTTTCAGCTGAGGAGCTCCTTATGGAAGTGCGTGATAGCGATGCTCTTCCATTGGATTCTTAA
- a CDS encoding HU family DNA-binding protein produces MVSSQMNKADLVNLVAARTELTKTDVSMVVDAAIDTIIDSVVEGKKVSILGFGSFEPRERSARQGLNPKTGEKIAIPAKRVPAFTAGKMFKDRVQG; encoded by the coding sequence ATCGTTTCCTCTCAAATGAACAAAGCTGATTTGGTCAACCTTGTTGCGGCTCGCACTGAGCTCACCAAAACTGACGTGTCCATGGTTGTGGATGCCGCGATCGACACCATCATCGATTCCGTTGTTGAAGGCAAAAAAGTTTCCATCCTTGGTTTCGGCTCCTTCGAACCCCGTGAGCGTTCTGCTCGCCAGGGCTTGAACCCCAAAACTGGCGAAAAAATTGCCATCCCCGCCAAGCGCGTGCCTGCATTCACCGCCGGCAAGATGTTTAAAGATCGCGTTCAGGGTTGA
- a CDS encoding MBL fold metallo-hydrolase translates to MTMTTDLEAGRPPQQVRNDLWLFPPNRDCQGGSSWWFNIDPEPVLIDCPPLTQSTITALKDLAGTRQPRILLTSREGHGRLRRLQEQLDWPVLVQEQEAYLLPNVERLDCFKDEHTTASGLRLLWTPGPTPGSAVVLAPAPVELLFCGRLLTPLAPGRLGPLRHGRTFHWPRQLASLAKLRAWLPPEACPQLASGAGLGGLRGERLVPFSGWSAQPITL, encoded by the coding sequence ATGACAATGACCACTGACCTGGAGGCCGGTCGGCCTCCGCAGCAGGTGCGCAACGATCTATGGCTTTTCCCGCCGAATCGGGACTGCCAGGGCGGTAGTTCCTGGTGGTTCAATATCGATCCAGAGCCGGTCTTGATTGACTGCCCGCCTTTGACCCAGTCCACGATCACGGCTCTGAAGGACTTGGCCGGGACACGTCAGCCGCGCATTCTGCTCACCAGTCGTGAAGGTCATGGCCGGTTGCGACGGCTGCAGGAGCAGCTGGATTGGCCAGTGCTAGTGCAAGAGCAGGAGGCTTACTTGCTGCCCAATGTGGAGCGTCTCGACTGTTTTAAGGATGAGCACACCACCGCCAGCGGATTGCGTCTGCTTTGGACCCCAGGACCGACTCCAGGCAGTGCCGTTGTGCTCGCGCCGGCCCCTGTTGAGCTGTTGTTCTGCGGGCGTTTGCTGACTCCACTGGCGCCGGGACGTCTTGGACCGTTGCGACATGGCCGCACATTTCACTGGCCTCGCCAGCTCGCCAGCCTTGCGAAATTACGAGCCTGGCTCCCCCCAGAAGCCTGTCCTCAACTGGCTTCTGGGGCTGGTCTCGGGGGGTTGCGCGGTGAGCGCTTAGTGCCCTTCTCTGGGTGGAGTGCTCAACCGATCACTCTCTAA
- a CDS encoding glycogen-debranching protein, protein MSGIHPGRPWPLGSSTTTRGVNFSLAAPAADRIELLLFRHGSDGAPERVIELDARRHRSGDYWHVEVEGLNEGCCYGYRVFGPLAPGSHGFRPSKVLLDPAARAITGWDVYDRVLATGLSPNAHACLKAVVSERKRFDFESHPRPRHSWQRSVIYELHVGAFTRASDSGVDRSERGTYRGVIEKLPYLQDLGVTAIELLPVFSFDPADAPPGRDNVWGYSPLNWFTPHHGYCSVDDPLQGRDEMRQLVAACHDAGIEVLLDVVYNHTTEGNRHGPTLSWRGIADNTYYHQNSAGDYLDVSGCGNSIAANDPISTQLILESMRCWALELGIDGFRFDLGIELSRGAQLKPLDHPPLFAAMEADPELSDLKLVSEPWDCGGLYRLNDFPAKRIGTWNGHFRDGLRRFWKGDEHTTWALAQRFKGSPDLYDGKAVAMGRSVNLITAHDGFTLADLVSYNRKHNLANGEDNRDGENHNNSWNHGIEGPTTEPEVLALRRRQQRNLLSTLLLARGVPMLLMGDEVGRSQGGNNNTWCQDSPLGWMVWNEDHCDLELKLFLKRLLKLRQALPQLFNPLIPARETTKKHPQDQTDLWRQWHGVELSKPDWAEWSRSIATSLHMGSHGALIWMGFNAHKEALNFELPVPASPWTRVIDTSLPSPKDLPDQPVPFRGVNIPMQSRSFVLLVAQDEVSNLRL, encoded by the coding sequence TTGAGCGGCATTCATCCCGGCAGGCCCTGGCCCTTGGGCAGCAGCACAACAACGCGAGGGGTGAATTTCTCCTTGGCCGCCCCAGCTGCGGATCGCATCGAGCTGTTGCTATTTCGCCATGGCAGTGATGGGGCCCCTGAACGGGTGATCGAGCTTGATGCTCGACGACATCGGTCGGGGGATTACTGGCACGTCGAAGTCGAGGGACTCAACGAGGGCTGCTGCTACGGCTACCGAGTGTTTGGCCCCCTTGCCCCAGGAAGCCATGGTTTTCGCCCCTCAAAAGTGCTGCTGGATCCAGCGGCACGAGCCATTACCGGTTGGGATGTCTACGACCGAGTCCTCGCCACTGGACTGTCGCCCAATGCCCACGCTTGCCTGAAGGCTGTCGTGAGTGAGCGGAAGCGGTTCGACTTCGAATCCCATCCGCGCCCCCGACACAGCTGGCAACGTTCGGTGATTTATGAACTGCACGTGGGTGCCTTCACCCGGGCGAGCGATTCAGGCGTGGATCGGTCAGAGCGAGGAACTTATCGCGGAGTGATTGAGAAGCTTCCCTATCTACAAGACCTTGGGGTGACGGCGATTGAACTCCTACCTGTCTTCAGTTTTGACCCCGCCGATGCACCTCCAGGTCGGGACAATGTTTGGGGCTACAGCCCACTGAATTGGTTTACACCTCACCATGGCTACTGCTCGGTCGACGATCCTTTGCAAGGGCGCGATGAGATGCGTCAACTGGTCGCCGCCTGCCATGACGCAGGCATCGAAGTGCTGCTGGATGTTGTGTACAACCACACCACTGAAGGCAATCGCCACGGTCCAACGCTGAGTTGGCGAGGGATTGCTGACAACACCTACTACCACCAGAACAGTGCTGGTGATTACCTCGATGTGAGCGGCTGCGGCAATTCAATCGCTGCCAACGATCCGATCAGCACCCAGCTGATCCTCGAATCGATGCGCTGCTGGGCTCTTGAACTGGGCATTGATGGCTTCCGTTTCGACCTTGGCATTGAGCTGAGCCGGGGCGCACAACTGAAGCCCTTAGACCACCCCCCTTTGTTCGCTGCGATGGAAGCGGACCCCGAGCTCAGCGACCTCAAATTGGTGAGCGAACCTTGGGATTGTGGTGGTCTGTACCGGCTGAATGACTTTCCAGCGAAACGCATTGGCACCTGGAACGGTCACTTCCGAGATGGATTACGCCGGTTCTGGAAAGGTGATGAGCACACCACATGGGCCCTAGCGCAACGGTTCAAAGGCAGTCCAGATCTCTACGACGGCAAGGCTGTCGCCATGGGCCGCTCCGTGAACCTGATCACAGCCCACGATGGCTTCACTCTTGCCGACCTGGTGAGTTACAACCGCAAGCACAACCTCGCCAACGGCGAAGACAATCGCGACGGCGAAAACCACAACAACAGCTGGAACCACGGCATCGAAGGACCCACCACCGAGCCAGAGGTGTTGGCACTGCGACGACGACAACAACGCAACTTACTGAGCACCCTGCTGCTGGCCCGTGGCGTGCCGATGCTGCTGATGGGTGATGAAGTGGGTCGCAGCCAGGGGGGAAACAACAACACCTGGTGCCAAGACAGTCCTTTGGGCTGGATGGTGTGGAACGAAGACCACTGCGATTTAGAGCTCAAGCTCTTTCTCAAACGTCTATTGAAGTTGCGCCAGGCGCTTCCGCAACTGTTCAACCCCCTGATTCCAGCTCGAGAAACGACGAAAAAGCACCCGCAGGACCAAACCGATCTATGGCGTCAATGGCATGGCGTAGAGCTATCAAAGCCAGACTGGGCGGAGTGGTCTCGCTCCATTGCCACCAGTTTGCATATGGGGAGCCACGGTGCCCTGATCTGGATGGGCTTCAACGCCCACAAGGAAGCTTTGAATTTCGAACTCCCTGTCCCGGCATCGCCGTGGACGCGGGTGATCGATACGTCTCTGCCATCGCCCAAGGATCTTCCAGACCAACCCGTACCGTTCCGAGGGGTCAACATCCCCATGCAAAGCCGGAGTTTTGTGCTGCTTGTGGCCCAAGACGAAGTCTCAAACCTGCGGCTTTGA
- a CDS encoding MFS transporter has translation MVAYGFGDAGTGLAATILGFYLFPFFTCAAGLPAFIAGSLLTVIKVWDAFNDPLIGWMSDHTQSRWGPRLPWMLGASLPLGISLAAMWWVPEGTLLQRTIYYVVMAILLMTAYTGVNLPYAALSTELTTDTAIRTRLNAARFTGSILAGTIGLLVAFLVLREGGGGYILMGQIAGTIAAVTTLLCCWGLAPFAKQAQRPSGSNEPPLQQFRRIRTNPRFIKVLGLYLLLWFGLQLMQVVALIWLVQVLHVPAGISTLLLLAFNIAALAGLQLWSLLSNRHGRIKALGWGASIWIVACLLSMLLQPVETGSSFTAYFPIVGLIMLVGLGAATAYLIPWSLLPDAIDADPTRPAGLYTAWMVFGQKLVIGLSMSVFGVLLSLTGYISTTSCDGALNFIEQPNTALLAVRLCMGLIPAVLVLLGLGVMRGWPDRKAHLKSSAG, from the coding sequence ATGGTGGCCTATGGCTTTGGGGATGCAGGCACAGGCTTGGCCGCCACAATCCTTGGGTTTTACCTATTTCCATTCTTCACCTGTGCAGCGGGTTTGCCCGCCTTCATCGCGGGCTCACTGCTCACCGTGATCAAGGTTTGGGACGCATTTAACGATCCCCTCATTGGCTGGATGAGTGATCACACCCAAAGCCGATGGGGGCCACGGTTGCCTTGGATGCTTGGCGCCTCCCTGCCGTTGGGAATCAGCCTGGCTGCGATGTGGTGGGTGCCAGAGGGAACCCTCCTGCAACGCACGATCTACTACGTGGTGATGGCCATCCTGCTGATGACCGCCTACACGGGCGTGAATCTTCCCTATGCGGCGCTGTCCACTGAGCTCACCACCGATACAGCCATTCGCACGCGCTTGAACGCCGCCCGATTCACCGGATCGATCTTGGCTGGAACCATCGGACTTCTCGTTGCTTTTCTGGTGCTGAGGGAAGGTGGAGGTGGCTACATCCTGATGGGCCAAATCGCCGGAACGATTGCGGCGGTAACAACCCTGCTGTGCTGCTGGGGATTAGCGCCCTTCGCGAAACAAGCCCAACGCCCCAGCGGAAGCAATGAACCTCCGCTTCAGCAATTTCGACGCATCAGAACCAACCCACGCTTTATCAAGGTGTTAGGGCTGTACCTGTTGCTGTGGTTTGGGCTTCAGCTGATGCAGGTGGTGGCCTTGATCTGGTTGGTGCAGGTGCTGCATGTCCCAGCCGGCATCTCCACCCTGCTCTTGCTGGCGTTCAACATCGCCGCACTTGCGGGCCTCCAGCTGTGGAGCCTGCTCTCCAATCGCCATGGTCGGATCAAAGCGCTTGGCTGGGGAGCCAGCATTTGGATCGTGGCGTGCCTGTTATCGATGCTGCTGCAACCGGTGGAAACAGGCAGCAGCTTCACCGCTTACTTCCCAATCGTGGGGTTAATCATGCTGGTGGGTCTAGGGGCAGCAACTGCCTACCTGATCCCCTGGTCGCTTTTGCCGGACGCGATTGACGCCGACCCAACTCGACCTGCCGGGCTGTACACAGCCTGGATGGTGTTTGGCCAAAAGTTGGTGATTGGCCTGAGCATGAGCGTGTTTGGCGTGCTGTTGTCGCTCACGGGATATATCTCCACCACCAGTTGTGATGGGGCGTTGAATTTCATCGAGCAACCCAACACTGCTCTTCTGGCCGTCAGATTGTGCATGGGATTGATCCCCGCCGTCCTCGTTCTCTTGGGCCTTGGAGTGATGCGAGGCTGGCCCGATCGCAAGGCCCATCTCAAGAGCTCCGCTGGATGA
- a CDS encoding ABC transporter permease, whose amino-acid sequence MNTPRSLKRLGASLLIGGQAVTATMRGRINTVELSDQLMEAGPGSLLIVLIISVAAGSVFNIQVAAELTRQGAGSTVGGILALGLAREIAPLLTACLLAGKVATAYAAQLGTMKVTEQIDAITMLRTDPVEYLVVPRLIALVVMAPLQCFFFFIVAVWSGQITSTALYNIPPSVFWTSVRTWMHPEDLPFMLVKAVVFGLIIATISCGWGLTTRGGPKEVGTSTTGAVVMILILVCIMDVVLTQVLFGA is encoded by the coding sequence ATGAACACTCCGCGCTCGCTGAAACGTTTGGGCGCGAGCCTGTTAATTGGTGGCCAAGCCGTCACGGCGACGATGCGCGGCCGGATTAACACGGTGGAGCTCTCCGATCAGTTAATGGAAGCCGGGCCGGGAAGCTTGCTGATCGTTTTGATCATCTCGGTGGCTGCGGGCTCAGTCTTCAATATTCAAGTTGCCGCAGAACTCACCCGACAAGGGGCAGGTTCCACGGTTGGCGGCATCCTCGCGCTCGGACTCGCCCGGGAAATCGCACCCCTACTCACGGCCTGCTTGCTGGCGGGGAAAGTCGCCACCGCCTATGCCGCGCAGCTGGGCACCATGAAGGTGACCGAACAGATTGATGCGATCACAATGCTGCGCACCGACCCAGTGGAATACCTGGTGGTGCCAAGGCTGATCGCCCTTGTGGTGATGGCACCTCTGCAGTGCTTTTTCTTTTTCATCGTGGCGGTTTGGTCGGGGCAGATCACCAGCACCGCGCTCTACAACATTCCCCCCTCAGTGTTCTGGACATCCGTGCGCACTTGGATGCATCCAGAAGACCTGCCCTTCATGCTGGTGAAGGCCGTGGTGTTTGGGTTGATCATCGCCACCATTTCCTGCGGGTGGGGCCTCACCACCAGGGGAGGCCCGAAGGAAGTGGGCACCAGCACCACAGGTGCCGTGGTGATGATCCTAATTTTGGTTTGCATCATGGATGTGGTGTTAACCCAAGTGCTCTTCGGCGCATGA
- a CDS encoding DUF3119 family protein, with the protein MTNPLPNVILRPDPRLPLLVVGLGAALLPLPWHPWPTLVVAVFGLFLLIQTASLRLEFEERALIVWQNGRELRRFPYEHWLAWRLFAPWLPGLFFFRETKSIHFLPILFSPSELRAQLEQRVGALETTQKKTPSES; encoded by the coding sequence ATGACAAACCCGTTGCCCAACGTGATTTTGCGTCCAGACCCACGCCTGCCCCTGTTGGTGGTGGGCCTTGGTGCGGCATTACTCCCTTTGCCTTGGCATCCCTGGCCCACGCTGGTCGTGGCGGTGTTTGGCCTGTTCCTGCTCATCCAAACCGCCAGCCTGCGTCTGGAATTTGAAGAACGCGCCCTGATCGTGTGGCAAAACGGCCGCGAGCTGCGGCGCTTTCCCTATGAGCACTGGCTGGCTTGGCGCCTGTTTGCCCCCTGGCTGCCAGGCCTGTTCTTCTTTCGGGAAACCAAGAGCATTCACTTTCTGCCCATCCTGTTCAGCCCAAGCGAACTACGGGCACAGCTCGAACAACGGGTGGGCGCACTCGAAACAACCCAAAAGAAAACGCCAAGTGAGTCCTAA
- a CDS encoding DUF3086 domain-containing protein — MDNQELEAMNNDTDQTPEETPTAEAVVDQPGEGPAVEAVAELVFEEDQTPPAESPSAPDNPLLELALKDLQSRRDELSAEITLLTNRKQQLDAELKTSFAGQSDAIARRVKGFQEYLGGALQDLVQSVESLDLVVQPMVVQPSPLDQQASGQQGSEGQSASDTAPAIAVSDTFRPDEALIRSALQRFLQQPDVYADPWSLRRSIDTRDTALLEDWFFNQGGRGAQPSRGSRPRNILVSAALIAIIGELYGAQFQCLVLAGAPERLGEWRRGLQDALGLGREDFGPSSGIVLFERSEALVERADRLEERGEVPLILIDTAERDVAIPVLQFPLWLAFAAGPNERLDDDDLL, encoded by the coding sequence ATGGACAACCAAGAGCTCGAGGCGATGAACAACGACACTGATCAGACACCTGAGGAAACACCCACGGCAGAAGCCGTTGTTGATCAGCCTGGCGAAGGGCCAGCCGTGGAAGCTGTGGCTGAACTTGTCTTCGAAGAGGATCAAACTCCTCCAGCTGAGAGCCCTTCAGCCCCCGACAACCCCTTGCTGGAGCTGGCCTTAAAAGATCTCCAATCCCGCCGCGATGAATTGTCGGCAGAGATCACGCTGCTGACCAACCGCAAACAACAGCTCGACGCCGAACTCAAAACCTCCTTTGCCGGTCAATCCGATGCGATCGCAAGGCGGGTCAAGGGCTTCCAGGAGTATCTGGGTGGAGCACTGCAAGACCTGGTGCAGTCGGTGGAAAGCCTGGATCTCGTGGTGCAACCGATGGTGGTGCAGCCATCACCACTCGACCAACAAGCATCAGGCCAACAGGGATCCGAGGGTCAGAGTGCGAGCGATACCGCCCCAGCCATCGCCGTATCAGACACCTTTCGCCCCGACGAAGCCCTGATTCGCAGTGCTCTGCAGCGGTTCCTGCAACAGCCGGATGTGTATGCCGATCCTTGGAGTCTGCGCCGCAGCATCGACACACGGGACACAGCCCTACTCGAAGACTGGTTCTTCAACCAAGGCGGCCGTGGCGCCCAGCCCAGTCGGGGCAGCCGTCCCCGCAACATCCTGGTAAGCGCTGCTTTGATTGCGATTATCGGCGAGCTGTACGGCGCCCAATTCCAATGCCTGGTGCTGGCGGGGGCGCCCGAACGGCTGGGCGAATGGAGACGCGGCCTGCAGGATGCCCTCGGCTTGGGACGAGAAGACTTCGGGCCGAGCAGCGGAATCGTGTTGTTTGAACGATCGGAAGCCCTCGTGGAACGGGCCGATCGATTGGAGGAGCGCGGCGAAGTGCCACTGATCTTGATCGACACCGCCGAGCGCGACGTGGCGATTCCCGTGCTTCAGTTTCCACTCTGGCTGGCTTTTGCCGCTGGCCCGAACGAACGGCTCGACGACGACGACCTGCTCTGA
- the plsY gene encoding glycerol-3-phosphate 1-O-acyltransferase PlsY yields MLLSSLLLLALGYLLGSMPNGYLAGRWLKGIDLRQCGSGSTGATNVLRNVGKGPALVVFLLDVSKGALAVLLAKSFGLNDWVQVLAGLAALAGHIWPVWLGWKGGKAVATGLGMFLGLAWPVGLACFGLFMAVISISRIVSLSSVVAAIGLPLLMVISGGSSAYLVVSLVASVLVLWRHRSNIERLIAGTEPRIGQRGKS; encoded by the coding sequence ATGCTGCTCTCTTCTCTGTTGCTTTTGGCGCTTGGCTATCTGCTGGGCTCGATGCCGAACGGCTACCTCGCTGGCCGTTGGCTAAAGGGCATCGACCTGCGCCAGTGCGGCTCGGGCAGCACCGGTGCCACCAATGTGCTGCGCAATGTGGGCAAGGGCCCGGCGTTGGTGGTGTTCCTGCTGGATGTGAGCAAAGGAGCGTTGGCAGTGCTGCTCGCCAAAAGCTTTGGATTGAACGACTGGGTTCAGGTGCTAGCAGGCCTGGCCGCTCTGGCCGGTCATATCTGGCCCGTATGGCTGGGCTGGAAGGGTGGCAAAGCCGTTGCCACTGGCCTGGGCATGTTCCTGGGCCTGGCCTGGCCTGTGGGTTTGGCGTGCTTCGGGTTGTTTATGGCTGTGATCAGCATCAGCCGGATCGTGTCGCTATCCAGCGTGGTGGCCGCCATCGGCCTGCCGTTGCTGATGGTTATCTCCGGCGGCAGCAGTGCCTACTTGGTGGTGTCGTTGGTGGCCAGCGTGTTGGTGCTATGGCGGCACCGCAGCAACATCGAGCGGTTGATTGCCGGAACGGAACCCAGGATTGGACAGAGAGGAAAAAGCTAA
- a CDS encoding autotransporter outer membrane beta-barrel domain-containing protein yields MFWRSLSSLHTLLAGGVGLLMLELLVGYQPVQAQSCTVDPLGGEVCLPDPIPETPNQPEIPDESIETQEQDQPEKSDEPETIDQPDKPNPMVIVPPCFGPCTQFPPAPPYRQFQELVEKTDAADMVITVDGLRYEEVVDPHSLLFTNELNEPGVNAWVRGFGGASSNGAAGHRYANFSNGGGQLGIDIPISDETRIGLFGTYAVMNGTDGARGSWDTDGWGGGAYAEYWTRNVYLRGMVSGGGYSGEHLRKIDGDTAKGDRSGNSWTGVLNIGAPLQSGEWIIEPQALLSYTNTSLDKFSEHGADRRDRLRFHEMEVDQLGS; encoded by the coding sequence ATGTTCTGGCGTTCACTCTCAAGCCTGCACACGCTTCTAGCCGGAGGAGTGGGCCTGCTGATGCTGGAGCTGTTGGTCGGGTATCAACCAGTTCAAGCCCAGAGCTGCACAGTCGACCCCTTGGGTGGCGAAGTCTGCCTGCCAGATCCAATTCCCGAGACACCAAACCAACCCGAGATACCGGACGAATCCATAGAAACCCAGGAACAGGATCAACCTGAAAAATCCGACGAACCCGAGACGATCGATCAACCTGATAAGCCCAATCCAATGGTGATCGTTCCACCTTGTTTCGGGCCTTGCACACAATTTCCGCCTGCACCGCCGTACCGGCAATTCCAGGAGTTGGTTGAGAAGACCGATGCAGCTGACATGGTCATCACCGTGGATGGCCTGCGTTATGAAGAAGTTGTCGACCCCCATAGCCTTCTGTTCACCAATGAGCTGAATGAGCCCGGGGTGAATGCTTGGGTGCGCGGCTTTGGTGGTGCCAGCAGCAACGGTGCCGCTGGCCATCGCTACGCCAACTTCAGCAATGGCGGCGGCCAGCTCGGCATCGACATTCCGATCAGCGATGAAACCCGCATCGGCCTCTTCGGCACCTATGCGGTGATGAATGGCACAGATGGTGCTCGCGGCAGCTGGGATACCGATGGTTGGGGTGGTGGTGCCTACGCCGAGTACTGGACAAGAAACGTCTACCTGCGCGGCATGGTGAGCGGCGGCGGTTACTCCGGAGAGCACCTTCGCAAGATCGATGGTGACACCGCCAAGGGAGACCGCAGCGGCAATTCCTGGACTGGCGTGCTCAACATTGGTGCGCCACTGCAGAGCGGTGAATGGATCATCGAGCCCCAGGCATTGCTGAGTTACACCAACACCAGCCTCGACAAGTTCAGCGAACACGGCGCCGACCGACGTGATCGTCTCCGCTTCCATGAGATGGAAGTTGACCAATTGGGGAGTTAA
- the pyrF gene encoding orotidine-5'-phosphate decarboxylase, whose amino-acid sequence MRVVRRWCVASSFSAEAAERIIVALDGMAPDQALAFNAQVEGLRWVKVGLELFVQAGPDVVAQLRDQGLRVFLDLKFHDIPATMAGACRRAAALGAELITVHACAGSEALQAAQAAAVEGAQRAGQPAPTLLAVTMLTSWEEQRLQRELAIGQGIAERVSALAQLSASAGIGGCVCSPLEAAALRAQHPEPFALVTPGIRPKGAAVGDQARVMGPAEAIAAGASQLVVGRPITCADDPSAAFAGCCQDLKI is encoded by the coding sequence ATGAGGGTCGTGCGGAGATGGTGTGTGGCTTCCTCTTTCTCGGCTGAAGCAGCGGAACGGATCATCGTGGCCCTCGATGGCATGGCCCCTGATCAGGCTTTGGCCTTCAACGCTCAAGTTGAAGGGCTGCGCTGGGTGAAGGTGGGCTTGGAGCTTTTTGTGCAGGCCGGGCCGGATGTTGTGGCGCAGTTGCGCGATCAGGGCCTGCGGGTGTTTCTGGATCTCAAATTTCACGACATCCCGGCCACGATGGCCGGGGCCTGCCGGCGGGCGGCGGCACTGGGGGCGGAGCTGATCACGGTGCACGCCTGTGCTGGCAGCGAAGCGCTACAGGCGGCCCAGGCCGCTGCGGTGGAAGGGGCCCAACGTGCCGGTCAACCCGCCCCCACCCTTTTGGCGGTGACGATGCTCACCAGCTGGGAAGAGCAGCGGCTGCAACGGGAACTCGCCATTGGCCAGGGCATCGCCGAACGGGTGTCGGCTTTAGCGCAGCTATCGGCGAGTGCCGGTATCGGTGGCTGTGTGTGTTCGCCTTTGGAGGCCGCGGCACTGCGGGCTCAGCATCCAGAACCATTCGCACTGGTGACGCCGGGGATCCGCCCCAAGGGGGCAGCTGTAGGTGATCAAGCCCGGGTGATGGGTCCGGCTGAGGCAATCGCCGCAGGAGCAAGCCAATTAGTAGTGGGCCGCCCCATCACCTGCGCCGACGATCCCAGTGCGGCCTTTGCCGGCTGTTGCCAAGATCTCAAAATTTGA